The genomic window atatagatatataaaacGAAACACAAAAAGACTAAATTTAACTACTAAAACTTTGAAAAGCTAAAGCTAGaactaaaacaaaaatctaaacagCAAAAGGAAATAAAAGTAAAGAACTAACAAAAGACTAGGACTAGACTGAGGATCACAAAAATGGCAAAATGAACACTTGAAATAAGACTTGaactacattgtaaaacccagtaagttaaggttactcaaaccatttgaggaaaccgattgcaacaaaccatttgagttcaaaaactaatcctaatgagtactgtgaacttaattcaattgagtaaacaaagcaatttgagcacagtaaaactcaataaatgaaaATTAGACAAACAAGGACTAATCGAGGGAGAGAGGCATAggaaaacacaacaaaagaaaGAGCCATTTAATACACAAGAGGCTTACGCAGACAGGTTTAACAGGATGTCTGTATGTTTGTTTTAACAATAAAGTTTAGACACATTAAACACAGACAGTAGTAGCAGGGCTGTTAGGGCTGAATCCTGACACTATATGCATAAGACAACAACACATGTAAAGGTGAAATTATGGAGATCAACATTAGAAAACAAACTAacttttcaaacttttaggaAAGTtcctaaatttgttaaaaaagtttcattttaataaaataagagcATGATGTCTCTATCCAGAATGTTCATAATACAAGTGTTATTAAAACTGTTCACTTGTGCTCTCATTAAAGTACGATTAAGAGCTTTTGTAATGGTTAAATCTTTATAATTTATCTATGTCatacatatcattttttttacttgttcaactGACATCATGTAGCCTAGACAATATACAGTGGTTAATATTTGAAGAGGACAATCACCTTTTGAAAAAGTGTTCCTCAAATTCTTAAACAATACACATTCTTGTCTTGGGAcattatatttagaaaaatattaattatataaaaatgtatatactgtatatatacttttTGTAATGGATTGTTGTTCTGagcattaatttattaaataaaaatattcttacCGGCAGTGAAACCGGCCAGTCCAAGAATAGCAGGAGCTCCAGCAACTGCTACGGCTATTTGTGGAAAAgtagcatatttaaaaaataaaataaaactttatttaaaaactttaaatttatacattaaattaaaatatacaaagaaaaaatatatagccaaCTGGTTCAGAAAATAAGCAGAGGAGAATtagcttaaattaaaaaaaaattatcatttgtttgaatttgtttttcatgATGTAGACATTATAGAAATGTGTCGCAACATCCCTACATTGAAATTTAGATTAGAAAACAAAATAGAAAGAAACTATCAAATAACATGTTAAGAAAACTCAGCATTACCAGCTCCTGCACCAGCTGCAATCATTGTACCTTATAATAAAACATgccatgttaaaaaatataaaataatataatataaatgtaaatacgcaaaaaatacatatattttctgtaataaatgcatGTATTTCTGTAATCTAAAGGTGACTTACATGGATCCATGATCTTAAGTCAACTGGGAAGCTCTTGAActgactgctgctgctgctgttagAGTTTGCTTTTAAAGTTCTCTGGGTGTGTCCTTTTTCAGGAAAATGAAACTGCAGTTTACTTGTTTGTTTCAAGGTTCAAATTTGAAACTATTACAAGCAATAGCTTTTTAATATAGCTATGCATTTTGTCAAAGTTAGGAGAAGGCTACTGTATACGCAGTGAAATCATTTAAGGCAGCAAACAGATATACAATGCCAATAACTAAATCAATAACAAATTAAAGGGGTTCATGTAAATGTGCACATATTGTATATTTAGGCAAAGCAAGTGACACATACATTTGTTTAGATTTGCTTATTTAAATGCATACAAAGTAGAGGATATAAGCAATCTTTGAATACAATACTTCAGCtgcttaacaatctgttgtctgattcttctttttattttcaaCAGGTGAAAGACTTTTCTTTGCCCAAAAACTGAATTTTaaggaaaataatatatatatatatatatatatatatatatatatatatatatatatatatatatatatatatatatatatatatatatatatataaaaaataaaaaaacattttacaaccttaaattttttttaaagtcacactGTTAAGAGGCATATCCTTATCTAACTGCAGCAAAATAAGACTCTATACTCTGTATAAATACTGACTTTTGTAAAGAATGTCACTGCATTCTGCACAGTCTGGAGGCTGCACTTAAGCGTTTCACTGACTGTAGCACATGTTCTTGGTGATGTGACAATTAAATTGATTGGATTTGAAAATTTACAATtgcattgtattttaaaattgtcaGTAATTTGAGGCAGCAAATAGATATAcaatcacaataaataaataactaaataaataaaattaaaggtgTTCATGTAAATGTGCATGTATTGTAAATTTAGGCAAAGTAAGTGATTCTTAAATATGTTTGCttatttaaatacacacaaaGTAGAGAATAAGTTAAAGTAGGACTATACAAGATTTTAACTGCTCAACAGTCTGTTGTTGTttgaatcttgtttttttttttaatatgaactTTTGTTTGCCCAaaaatttaatctatttatttatttattttaaaacagttaCAGAATACAAAAATATCTTAAGGTAAAAACATTCTGCACATTCTGGAGCCTGCACTTAAACTTTTCACTGACTGTAGCACACATGCTCTTGGTGATGTGAGAAGGTAAttggatttgatttgaaaattGAATGGGACAGCTAAAGagcaaaatgtcatttaaaaatatgtttttctatTGTAAGGCTGTGATGCTTTAGGAAATGAGTGCTGGTTATTAAcctaaatatgatgaatatgtTGAACAACCTGTTATGGGTTTTTGATGATGAGCTATTCTTATATCTTATTATCCATTACATCTCTGAACATAATGCAGTTTACAGTGAGCCTGAGTGAAAATATATCAACCTTATTATTTACACATCGTTTTTGACTTGCTTTGTGTTCTCTCTGTGGTGTATGTAGTGCATGTGTAGGTCCTTCTGCATCAACAGAAACCAATAAATAACATGCAACCTTTTTGTTATATTCTCCATACAAAAGACAACAACACATGTAAAGGTGAAATGATGAAGATCGATATTAGAACGCAAAGTAAATAGTTTCCTAAATTTTGAGGTCAATGCTTTGAAGTTATCCAGACAAGAGTGAAGGAGCAGGTTTATGTCAAACCTGAACTAGCAGCTTGAACTTTCTGTTTCCACTGACTTTGCAAGATGGTGAGCCATTTTAAAGCGACTGAAACCCTTGACGGGAAGATTCAGCCACAGTGAGAGAATTTGATCATTCCAAATCTGACTGTGATTTCTATAATATTGCTGATTTACAACATCAATAATTCAAGACCTCCAAAAGACCACTCATCCATTATAACAATAAATTCAAGGTATGAGAATTCATGACATTCTCTGCAAACACAAGACACAGACTGTCATCGTGGATTTCTAATGCAATTtatctaattacatttttatttattttttatttgctgaaatCTAAAGGTGACTTGCATGGATCTATGATCTTAAGTCAACTTTCAAGCTCTTCGACTGTTGCTGCTGTTTGGTTTTTAAGTTTTCTGGGtgtgtctttttcaagaaaatgaAACTGCagtttacttatttgtttgtttcaaagTTCAATTGCTTTAAAATAGCTATGCAATTTCTCAGAATCAAGAAAAGGCTACTGTATATGTAGTGAAATTGTTTGTCTCAGTAATTCGAGGCAGCAAATAGATAAACaatgtcaataaataaacaaacaaacaaacaaacaaacaaataaataaataaataaataaataaacaaataaataaaagtgttcaTGTAAATGTGCACGTATTGTAGATTTTGGTAAAGTAAGTGATACTTACATTTGTATATGATTGCttatttaaatacacacaaaGTAGAAGATAAGTATTATTTAAATCAAGAATGATAGACAAGACTAGAAAAATATGAACTTTACTTTAccaaaaaatgtaatcaatttatttattgatttatttttaacagttcCAAAACATTTACCAAGACAAGAAACAAAACTCTCATCTTAAGATAGGATTTGAATCTCATCTTGCTTAAAAGaagatattgttttgttttaccacACAACTTATAACAAGAGCAAATAATATTTGTAGTACAAGTTTAAAGTAAAAGGTGAAGAAATATagatttattgtaatattttgaaGGAGTTAGTACATGTCTACATTTATGGCTGTGGATTAGTTAAATGCTAtatgtttgattaaataaatagaaatttatCATATAGTGAAGGGCATGTCAGGCAGTATCAACTATTCTCACAGCGACTTCCACAGTTCTGGCTTCGCCTGCTGCAGCACCTAATGACAAATTATAACAAAACTTATTTTCAAATCAGTTTCTCAGATGCTGTAGTTATGGCTTTTCAATTTTATAGTTACAAAAAATGTTACAACAAAAACTATTCAATACTTATGATTACTGTATGGCTTCACCTGCAGCTACTGAAGAACAATCTAAATAAGAGCAAACCACCCAAGAGTGCTAGCCGCAGCCCCTATGCCACCAATAACAGCCTGAGCTGCGGCAGGGATTCCAGCAGcacctgaaaaaacaaacaaacaaacaaacaaaaatactctAAATCACATAAGAAACAGAGAAAATTGAGCGAGAATATAACTACAGCAGAAGTCACTTTATTTACAATTACATACAGATTGGAATTTTGATTTATGAGGACTGTCCATTGATGTAATGGATTTTATagcattaaaaatgtatgtatattataTGGCCTATCTCACCCTCAcacctaaactcaaccctcataggcaaattttaaatgtaataagacTCAGttaagtgtgatttttttttaagcaagaaCATAGAAGATGTGGTcataagtgaagttttacaaactattttcgagaggagcacgtgatataattgatcacggctggtctctcatccgtaatcagcaataagccaatcagattgatccaagcctacaataaatagacAGATTTTACCCTATACTGTCTTATCTTTGTTTTGAAAGAGTACCCCCATCTCCTCTTTTTACCAGAGGGAGCTCTCAAGGCCTACCTGATCAAGGACTCCCTTACATGCtaattgaccaggcgggagccctgggctcaattatctccgagctcagggtttaCTACTGAGAAAGTATGACAAACCTGCTAAAGCAATATCCGAACTCTTGAAATCATAttagagtacaactaggtcatactTATGTCATTATATAAACAACTAACCTTGTAAACCAataaaacagtacacacacacacacacacacaaattgcacCTTTTGCACAGTGATTCAATACAGATACATGTCTGCTATGTGATGTGTATTAAGGCTCACCAGCTGCTTGAAGACCTGCTACCACTGATCCAGCCGCAACTCCTCCTCCGTTTGCTACAGCAGCAGCTGACATCATTGAGGAGGCAATCGAACCCGCAGCAATTCCAGCTCCAGTGAAACCTACAGCTGTTAGAACTACAGGAGCTGCAGCAATTGCTCCGGCTGTTGGCGACAATGgtattttagtaaacaaaatcagaaactaagactaaaactgttggtcaaaaaactttttttgttgtaaactgaaatagttttaaaaatctacaataaattaagtgctgggcaaagattgaTCATGTTTAAACGCATTCAAAAATAAAGGTGGTTTTGACATAATGCATGTCGATGTGTATATATTttgtcacacacatacagttgaagtctgaattattagcccccctttgatttttttcttttttaaatattttccaaatgatgtttatcagagcaaaatatttttttacagtatgtctgataatatttttttcttcaaaagaaagtcttatttgtattatttcagctagagtaaaagcagtttttaatttttaaaaaccatttaatctACAAAATAAATTTTTGTAATAAACCCGTGTTCTTTTCTGTTTTTGCTTGCTTCAGTACAGTATGATCTTTAAGATGAATTCATTTGTCTGAATTCATTGGACtagtttttacttttaataaaaatgtaaagctaTAAATGATCTTGGtttgatgaaacaaaacattaATTCCAAAACTCTGGTAGATTAAACACGGATTACTAAATATCTAActgcaaaataattaattatgtgCATTTCTTTGTGCTCATgttttattgaacttttttttgtGCTCATGTTGTATTGTAACTTTTTTTCCTGCTTATTAAGAGTAATTGTAATAAGTAAAGGTTATTTACAGATTATGTTATAGCTTAATGCAATATTACACGCTGGTGTTTATATAAAGGAAAAACATGTACACAATTAAACAACTAAGAATTTAAATGTTAGTACATAATTACATCATGTGGGtctaaataatagcctatatgACACTACAACTATTTGTTTATTCTTGATAAGAATAAATCTAAATGACTTCAGTATTTGATAGGATACTTACCTCCTCCTGCGACAGCTACGGCGGCTGTAACTGgggacagaaaaaaacaataaatcaattgTCATCTTTTTGCTAACAAACATTGAAGATTCTAAAGTTATATTCAAATATACTTACGTAGACCCATTTTCAGTAGAGTCTTGGGGTTTGAACTGAATGAATTCAGATAGGCTAGATGTTAGACGAATGTAAGAACTATAGCAAATGTTAGACCTGCAGCGACGTTTGCTTAAATAGCTCAGTGGGCGGCAACTTATCGAGAAATGAAAGCAAGAAGTACAAACACTGACTCCTTAACAACGCCAGGAGCTCTTTAATAGCACATCTTGAGTTCTCTTTACAATAAATCACCTTCCTTCATACCTTCCTCATT from Danio rerio strain Tuebingen ecotype United States chromosome 13, GRCz12tu, whole genome shotgun sequence includes these protein-coding regions:
- the ifi27.2 gene encoding interferon alpha inducible protein 27.2, with amino-acid sequence MGLLTAAVAVAGGAGAIAAAPVVLTAVGFTGAGIAAGSIASSMMSAAAVANGGGVAAGSVVAGLQAAGAAGIPAAAQAVIGGIGAAASTLGWFALI